The Geothrix oryzae DNA window CGCCCTGGGCCACCACGATCCGCTGGCGGCCTGGGAGGCCCACCGCCGGACCTGGCCGGACACGGCGGAAGGTGGCCCCGAGGGATGGCGCCCGGCCGCGACCTGGGGGGCCTGGGGTCCCCTGGTGAGCCTGCGCTGCGGCTGGCAGCTGGCGGCCCTCACGCCGCTGCCCCTGGGTGAACGCTACCCGCTGGCCTGTGGCGTCTCCCTCTTCAACCATGGGCTCTACCACGAGTGCCACGATGCCCTGGAACCCCTGTGGACCGCGGCGGAGGGCGACTTGAAGGACCAGCTCCAGGGGCTCATCCTCCTGGCGGGGGGCTACCACCATCTCCAGCTCCAGAACGCGAGCGGCCTGGCGGCCCTGTGGGAAGAGGCCCTGGGCCGGCTGGAGGCCTGCGGAGGCCGCGTTGTCACGCCCTGGGGCGAGGTGCGGGCCGAGGCGGCGCTGGACCTGACGGCCCGGCGGCTGGACCATGGAAAGCGCATGATGGACGATGCGGACGAGGATGCGCTCTTCGGACCCCTGTGGGCCCTGGACCGCCCCACCTGGGAGCTGGCATGAGCAAAGCGGCCGATCTGCTGGTCCTGGGCGCGGGCATCGCCGGCTGTTCGGCCGCCCTGCGCGCGGCGGATCTGGGCGTCTCCGTGGTGCTGGTGGCCAAGGATGAGCTGGGTGGCAGCAACACCTCCTGGGCCCAGGGCGGCATCATCGGACTGGCGCCGCCCGAGGAGGGGGATTCCGCGGACCTGCTGGCCGCCGACATCGAAGCTGCCGGGGCGGGCCTG harbors:
- a CDS encoding DUF309 domain-containing protein, with protein sequence MSDACNQTPFWQRQPRLPLEIHRFLQDRLEAALHDPEARQALVWPVILGAPGLRKLHPAGVPEGELLLHAARMLGALGHHDPLAAWEAHRRTWPDTAEGGPEGWRPAATWGAWGPLVSLRCGWQLAALTPLPLGERYPLACGVSLFNHGLYHECHDALEPLWTAAEGDLKDQLQGLILLAGGYHHLQLQNASGLAALWEEALGRLEACGGRVVTPWGEVRAEAALDLTARRLDHGKRMMDDADEDALFGPLWALDRPTWELA